From the genome of Vitis riparia cultivar Riparia Gloire de Montpellier isolate 1030 chromosome 2, EGFV_Vit.rip_1.0, whole genome shotgun sequence, one region includes:
- the LOC117933521 gene encoding uncharacterized protein LOC117933521 isoform X3 has product MQPPGTLWGTFHLLLLPMRHLSNLQLKFIFLLHTFVFGKQSATQSSSIFHAFTQDIDENESLDDECSIAIKDGDEEWRGGSSTGGATNAHGLQIVENKEGKFSRSHSTGHSIAWTKGEEDKHTLILPEHVKAKITRGHNWSCTTFGDYSGYRNKGKGGVGEVSGFSGSNEDNV; this is encoded by the exons ATGCAACCGCCTGGGACATTATGGGGCACATTTCACTT ACTGCTCTTGCCTATGCGTCACCTCTCAAATTTACAATTGAAGTTCATATTTCTCCTCCACACCTTTGTGTTTGGAAAACAATCAGCAACTCAATCTAGTAGCATTTTCCATGCGTTTACCCAG GACATTGATGAGAATGAGTCACTGGACGATGAGTGTAGCATTGCGATTAAGGACGGAGACGAGGAATGGAGAGGAGGAAGCAGCACAGGAGGAGCTACCAATGCCCACGGTTTACAAATTGTGGAGAATAAGGAGGGGAAGTTTTCAAGGTCACATTCCACCGGGCATTCCATAGCTTGGACAAAAGGAGAGGAGGATAAACATACATTGATATTGCCTGAACATGTGAAAGCCAAGATTACAAGGGGACATAATTGGAGTTGCACCACATTTGGTGACTACTCCGGCTATAGGAACAAAGGTAAAGGTGGCGTTGGTGAGGTTTCAGGATTTTCAGGCAGCAACGAGGacaatgtataa
- the LOC117933521 gene encoding uncharacterized protein LOC117933521 isoform X2 produces MQPPGTLWGTFHLRLLLPMRHLSNLQLKFIFLLHTFVFGKQSATQSSSIFHAFTQDIDENESLDDECSIAIKDGDEEWRGGSSTGGATNAHGLQIVENKEGKFSRSHSTGHSIAWTKGEEDKHTLILPEHVKAKITRGHNWSCTTFGDYSGYRNKGKGGVGEVSGFSGSNEDNV; encoded by the exons ATGCAACCGCCTGGGACATTATGGGGCACATTTCACTT AAGACTGCTCTTGCCTATGCGTCACCTCTCAAATTTACAATTGAAGTTCATATTTCTCCTCCACACCTTTGTGTTTGGAAAACAATCAGCAACTCAATCTAGTAGCATTTTCCATGCGTTTACCCAG GACATTGATGAGAATGAGTCACTGGACGATGAGTGTAGCATTGCGATTAAGGACGGAGACGAGGAATGGAGAGGAGGAAGCAGCACAGGAGGAGCTACCAATGCCCACGGTTTACAAATTGTGGAGAATAAGGAGGGGAAGTTTTCAAGGTCACATTCCACCGGGCATTCCATAGCTTGGACAAAAGGAGAGGAGGATAAACATACATTGATATTGCCTGAACATGTGAAAGCCAAGATTACAAGGGGACATAATTGGAGTTGCACCACATTTGGTGACTACTCCGGCTATAGGAACAAAGGTAAAGGTGGCGTTGGTGAGGTTTCAGGATTTTCAGGCAGCAACGAGGacaatgtataa
- the LOC117933521 gene encoding RING-H2 finger protein ATL29-like isoform X4 — MVLIEYHYKGLVDAKFKDIDENESLDDECSIAIKDGDEEWRGGSSTGGATNAHGLQIVENKEGKFSRSHSTGHSIAWTKGEEDKHTLILPEHVKAKITRGHNWSCTTFGDYSGYRNKGKGGVGEVSGFSGSNEDNV, encoded by the exons ATGGTCTTGATTGAGTATCATTATAAAGGTTTAGTTGATGCCAAATTCAAg GACATTGATGAGAATGAGTCACTGGACGATGAGTGTAGCATTGCGATTAAGGACGGAGACGAGGAATGGAGAGGAGGAAGCAGCACAGGAGGAGCTACCAATGCCCACGGTTTACAAATTGTGGAGAATAAGGAGGGGAAGTTTTCAAGGTCACATTCCACCGGGCATTCCATAGCTTGGACAAAAGGAGAGGAGGATAAACATACATTGATATTGCCTGAACATGTGAAAGCCAAGATTACAAGGGGACATAATTGGAGTTGCACCACATTTGGTGACTACTCCGGCTATAGGAACAAAGGTAAAGGTGGCGTTGGTGAGGTTTCAGGATTTTCAGGCAGCAACGAGGacaatgtataa
- the LOC117933521 gene encoding RING-H2 finger protein ATL29-like isoform X1 yields MSTTSVHHTHPDAYAPPITVILTVVLLVFFFLGFFSVYFCRCFMGNLSHTWLGRSPSGTHGPGGSSAVHGLDPSIIDSFPTFVYSTVKDYREQKYGLECAICLSEFEDDDMLRLLTVCYHVFHHDCIDLWLGSHNTCPVCRRSLDVPLKSLEKSPANNNTMQDIDENESLDDECSIAIKDGDEEWRGGSSTGGATNAHGLQIVENKEGKFSRSHSTGHSIAWTKGEEDKHTLILPEHVKAKITRGHNWSCTTFGDYSGYRNKGKGGVGEVSGFSGSNEDNV; encoded by the coding sequence ATGTCGACAACCTCCGTCCATCACACACACCCAGATGCCTACGCCCCGCCCATAACTGTAATCCTAACTGTCGTTCTTCTcgtcttcttctttcttggttttttcTCTGTATACTTTTGTAGGTGTTTCATGGGAAACCTCTCCCATACATGGCTAGGCCGAAGTCCTTCTGGCACGCATGGACCGGGCGGCTCTTCTGCTGTCCATGGCCTCGATCCTTCTATTATAGATTCATTTCCCACTTTTGTATATTCAACAGTTAAAGACTATCGGGAACAAAAGTATGGCCTAGAATGCGCCATTTGCCTGTCCGAATTCGAGGATGACGATATGCTTCGCCTTTTGACAGTGTGCTACCATGTTTTTCATCATGATTGCATTGACCTTTGGCTTGGATCCCATAACACATGTCCGGTTTGTCGTAGGAGCCTGGATGTGCCATTGAAGTCGCTAGAAAAGTCCCCGGCTAACAATAATACCATGCAGGACATTGATGAGAATGAGTCACTGGACGATGAGTGTAGCATTGCGATTAAGGACGGAGACGAGGAATGGAGAGGAGGAAGCAGCACAGGAGGAGCTACCAATGCCCACGGTTTACAAATTGTGGAGAATAAGGAGGGGAAGTTTTCAAGGTCACATTCCACCGGGCATTCCATAGCTTGGACAAAAGGAGAGGAGGATAAACATACATTGATATTGCCTGAACATGTGAAAGCCAAGATTACAAGGGGACATAATTGGAGTTGCACCACATTTGGTGACTACTCCGGCTATAGGAACAAAGGTAAAGGTGGCGTTGGTGAGGTTTCAGGATTTTCAGGCAGCAACGAGGacaatgtataa
- the LOC117930335 gene encoding replication factor C subunit 3-like, with amino-acid sequence MPKLDPYPFSSRSFSSESSMSGVPSMWCCKAARKTRNIYTDPHNRVQLGSITISDHRGRNINPGIENHYTATTSASMGSTFLGFQKWSSCLQGEGGSCSSSTGNSMRTRELADMSITNETKKKWKKNVDVNLMNDGAYPNKKPLSERASAAAQPMPIVLVCNAEKPKDDRKFNWADKYRPKVLSDFICHQEIAEMLRLLVSIGVLSSHCIFEGPPGSGKRTMALALLRENFGTHVIETREEVKEFKVEGGPIPSIQINAQVSSKHIEVDLSELKSYAAHVVVELIKETHTLFSHDNTNNQAIVLYGAGMLSMNDQLQIQSCLETYKGHYKVYFCSSGASKLQHIESLCTVIQILPPSKEQIIKVLEFIAKSEGIELPPRLAENIAEKSKHSIQQAIRSFEATWQLNYPFKEDQMIPTDWEEELAIIAKSIVDEQSPRQLYIVRAKLKKLMVHNVSPEIICKSLVEELNKLLDYQFQMIVTNLRQNLIGVQSELEGERIEEPGKRNDVLFPRIVESIAKFVSVYKIISQQRGQQNAQIEYKV; translated from the exons ATGCCGAAGCTTGATCCTTACCCATTCTCCTCGAGGAGTTTTTCCTCCGAATCAAGCATGTCTGGAGTTCCTTCTATGTGGTGTTGCAAGGCAGCAAGGAAAACTCGAAACATCTATACTGATCCCCACAACAGAGTACAATTGGGCTCCATCACCATATCTGATCATAGAGGGCGTAACATTAATCCAGGAATAGAAAACCATTATACTGCAACTACTTCAGCTTCTATGGGGTCTACTTTCCTTGGATTCCAGAAATGGAGTTCTTGCCTCCAAGGTGAAGGAGGTTCATGTAGTTCATCAACTGGGAATTCCATGAGAACTAGAGAATTAGCAGATATGTCCATAACAAATGAgacaaaaaagaaatggaagaagaacGTTGATGTCAATTTGATGAATGATGGGGCCTATCCAAACAAGAAGCCCTTGTCAGAGAGAGCATCAGCAGCAGCTCAACCGATGCCTATTGTGTTGGTTTGTAACGCAGAAAAGCCTAAGGATGATCGGAAATTCAACTGGGCAGATAAATATCGACCCAAAGTTTTGAGTGACTTCATCTGCCATCAAGAAATAGCTGAAATGCTCCGTCTTTTG GTAAGCATTGGAGTACTATCAAGTCATTGCATATTTGAAGGACCTCCAGGGTCCGGAAAGAGAACCATGGCCCTGGCATTGCTTAGAGAAAATTTTGGAACTCATGTAATAGAA ACAAGGGAGGAAGTTAAGGAATTCAAAGTAGAG GGAGGACCAATTCCAAGCATCCAAATAAATGCCCAAGTATCCTCAAAACACATAGAGGTTGATTTATCAGAACTTAAAAGCTATGCAGCTCATGTGGTCGTGGAACTGATAAAAGAAACACACACATTATTCAGCCATGATAATACAAACAACCAAG CAATAGTTCTATATGGGGCTGGAATGCTATCTATGAATGATCAACTCCAAATTCAGAGTTGTTTAGAGACTTACAAAGGCCATTACAAAGTCTACTTTTGCTCTTCTGGGGCTTCCAAGCTTCAGCATATTGAATCCCTTTGCACAGTTATTCAAATTCTGCCACCATCGAAGGAGCAG atTATTAAAGTGTTGGAGTTCATTGCAAAAAGCGAAGGCATTGAACTACCTCCCAGATTGGCTGAGAATATAGCAGAGAAGTCTAAGCATAGCATTCAACAAGCTATTCGTTCCTTTGAGGCCACTTGGCAATTGAA CTACCCCTTCAAAGAGGATCAGATGATTCCGACTGATTGGGAAGAAGAACTTGCAATTATTGCAAAAAGTATCGTTGATGAGCAAAGCCCAAGACA GTTGTACATCGTCAGAGCAAAGCTTAAAAAATTGATGGTCCACAATGTATCTCCTGAGATCATTTGTAAG AGTTTAGTGGAAGAATTAAATAAGCTTTTGGATTACCAATTCCAGATGATAGTCACTAATTTACGGCAG AACTTGATAGGTGTTCAAAGTGAATTAGAAGGTGAAAGAATTGAAGAACCAGGGAAAAGGAATGATGTTCTGTTTCCGAGGATAGTAG AATCTATAGCGAAGTTCGTGAGCGTCTACAAGATTATTTCCCAACAAAGAGGACAGCAGAATGCTCAAATTGAGTATAAGGTTTAA